In the genome of Polaribacter atrinae, one region contains:
- a CDS encoding c-type cytochrome, which yields MKNFKLIIALFTLTSIISCNDKTKPQLQFMPDMYVSVPYDVNGANGLNGEPVNSKPVAGTIPRGGHPAYDIPNTNEGYELSKTVVTNPLETTEESLANGKAMYDIYCASCHGKKGDGNGVLSQRDKFSGIPNYKDRDINTGSIYHVIMHGKNLMGSHASQTTYTERWQIVQYVEKLRSEL from the coding sequence ATGAAGAATTTTAAATTAATTATCGCTTTATTTACTCTTACAAGTATCATTTCTTGTAACGATAAAACTAAACCGCAATTACAATTCATGCCAGATATGTATGTATCTGTTCCTTATGATGTAAATGGAGCTAATGGTCTTAACGGAGAACCTGTAAATAGTAAACCTGTTGCAGGAACAATTCCAAGAGGTGGGCATCCTGCTTATGATATTCCTAATACCAACGAAGGTTATGAATTGTCTAAAACTGTTGTGACTAATCCTTTAGAAACAACTGAAGAAAGTTTAGCAAACGGAAAAGCAATGTACGATATATATTGTGCTTCTTGCCATGGTAAAAAAGGAGATGGAAATGGAGTTTTATCTCAAAGAGATAAGTTTTCTGGTATTCCTAATTATAAAGATAGAGATATCAACACAGGGAGTATTTATCATGTAATTATGCACGGTAAAAACTTAATGGGATCACACGCATCTCAAACAACGTATACAGAGCGTTGGCAAATAGTACAGTACGTAGAAAAATTACGTTCAGAATTATAA
- a CDS encoding DUF3341 domain-containing protein, protein MESSKVIHAFYNDDEVLMDAVKAVKAEHLHIEEVFCPFPVHGLDKAMGLAPTRLAITAFFYGITGLSFAIWMTNYMMIQDWPQDIGGKPNFSWWANMPAFVPIMFELTVFFAAHLMVITFYMRSRLWPFKDAENPDPRTTDDHFLMEIPVDNNEAKIIALLTNTGAVEINVVDKH, encoded by the coding sequence ATGGAATCATCAAAAGTTATTCACGCATTTTATAATGATGACGAAGTTCTAATGGACGCAGTGAAAGCTGTAAAAGCAGAACATCTTCATATAGAGGAAGTATTTTGTCCTTTTCCAGTACACGGATTAGACAAAGCAATGGGATTAGCTCCTACAAGATTGGCAATTACTGCATTTTTCTACGGAATTACAGGATTATCATTTGCCATTTGGATGACTAATTACATGATGATTCAAGATTGGCCACAAGATATTGGTGGTAAACCAAACTTTTCTTGGTGGGCTAATATGCCAGCATTTGTGCCAATTATGTTTGAATTAACTGTGTTTTTTGCAGCCCATTTAATGGTAATTACTTTTTATATGAGAAGTAGATTATGGCCATTTAAAGATGCAGAGAATCCAGATCCAAGAACTACAGATGATCATTTTTTAATGGAAATACCTGTAGACAATAATGAAGCTAAAATTATTGCTTTATTAACAAATACAGGAGCTGTAGAAATTAATGTAGTAGACAAGCACTAA
- the nrfD gene encoding NrfD/PsrC family molybdoenzyme membrane anchor subunit — translation MSHYEAPIREPLVLGDKSYHDITEDIAKPIEGVANKNWYIAFYISLAATLWGFGCIFYTIGTGIGVWGLNKNIGWAWDITNFVWWVGIGHAGTLISAVLLLFRQKWRMAINRSAEAMTIFAVFQAGLFPLIHMGRPWNGYWVLPMPNQFGSLWVNFNSPLLWDVFAISTYLSVSLVFWWTGLLPDFAMIRDRAVKPFQKKIYALLSFGWSGRAKDWQRFEEVSLVLAGLATPLVLSVHTIVSMDFATSINPGWHSTIFPPYFVAGAIFSGFAMVQTLLGIMRKVTNLEDYITRMHIEYMNIVIILTGGIVAVAYATEFFIAWYTGSPYENYTYLSVGAATGPYAWAFWSLIIFNIITPQLLWIKKFRRSFIITFIISIAINIGMWFERFDIIAIVLSKGHLPSTWWRFEPTFVDVGIFVGTIGFFFVLFLLYARTFPVIAQAEVKTILKSSGEFYKKRREQGIPTKPAINVANVAGTTDKSNKE, via the coding sequence ATGTCTCATTACGAAGCACCCATAAGGGAACCTTTAGTATTAGGTGATAAAAGTTATCACGATATTACAGAAGACATTGCAAAACCTATTGAAGGTGTTGCAAATAAAAATTGGTACATAGCATTTTATATTTCTTTGGCAGCAACGCTTTGGGGATTTGGATGTATTTTTTATACCATAGGTACTGGTATTGGAGTTTGGGGATTGAACAAGAACATTGGATGGGCTTGGGATATTACAAACTTTGTATGGTGGGTTGGTATCGGTCACGCAGGAACTTTAATTTCTGCAGTACTTTTATTGTTCCGTCAAAAATGGAGAATGGCAATTAACCGTTCTGCAGAAGCAATGACAATTTTTGCCGTTTTTCAGGCAGGATTGTTTCCACTTATCCACATGGGTAGACCATGGAATGGATATTGGGTATTGCCAATGCCAAATCAATTTGGTTCGTTATGGGTAAACTTTAACTCACCATTATTATGGGATGTTTTTGCGATATCAACATATTTATCTGTATCATTAGTTTTCTGGTGGACAGGTTTATTACCAGATTTTGCAATGATTAGAGATAGAGCAGTAAAGCCTTTTCAAAAGAAAATATATGCTTTATTATCTTTCGGTTGGTCTGGTAGAGCTAAAGATTGGCAACGTTTTGAAGAAGTATCTTTGGTACTTGCAGGTTTAGCTACTCCATTAGTACTTTCTGTACACACAATTGTATCTATGGATTTTGCTACCTCTATTAATCCAGGTTGGCACTCAACAATTTTTCCTCCTTATTTCGTAGCAGGAGCAATCTTTTCTGGATTTGCAATGGTACAAACGTTATTAGGAATCATGAGAAAGGTAACTAACTTAGAAGACTATATTACACGTATGCATATCGAGTATATGAATATTGTAATTATCTTAACAGGTGGTATTGTAGCTGTAGCTTATGCAACAGAATTCTTTATTGCTTGGTATACAGGTTCACCTTATGAAAACTATACATACTTATCTGTAGGTGCTGCAACAGGACCTTATGCTTGGGCATTCTGGTCATTAATTATATTTAATATAATTACTCCGCAGTTATTATGGATTAAGAAATTTAGAAGAAGTTTTATAATCACTTTTATCATATCTATTGCTATTAATATTGGTATGTGGTTTGAACGTTTCGATATTATTGCAATTGTATTAAGTAAAGGACATTTACCATCTACATGGTGGCGTTTTGAACCTACATTTGTAGATGTTGGAATCTTTGTAGGTACTATTGGATTTTTCTTTGTATTATTCTTATTATATGCAAGAACTTTTCCAGTAATTGCACAAGCAGAAGTAAAAACAATTTTAAAATCTTCTGGAGAGTTTTACAAGAAAAGAAGAGAACAAGGTATACCAACTAAGCCAGCTATTAACGTAGCAAACGTAGCAGGTACAACTGATAAATCTAATAAAGAATAA
- a CDS encoding TAT-variant-translocated molybdopterin oxidoreductase encodes MASDKKYWQSVEELKGSSIVETLSKNEFVEELPTDEFLGDKETLENSSTSRRDFLKYVGFTTAAASLAACQGPVRKAIPYVVKPDDIIAGIADWYATSMADGYDFANVLVKTREGRPIQIMPNKEANGTTSARVQASVLSLYDEKLRLKEPQDKESYLTWADADAKIGAKLNELKEANKPVVLLTGTMASPSTDKVIEGFIAANPNVKHVVYDAVSESGAADAFMAMYGKRVLPNYHLENAKTIVSFGADFLGDFHGGLEKKYIAGRQPGKGFMSYHVQVESNMSLTGANADKRVVVKPSDQVFALLNLYNAITGANVSSKATSVDATIKTLAADLKKAGSKAVVLTGLNDKNAQLISLAINKALNSEIIDTKNTLNIRKGNDAEVAQLVSDMKAGKVSGLITYNVDPVYTLSNSSDFSEGLSKLEISVALSTEHNSTVALMDFALPTPHFLESWGDAQFDSVTYGLMQPTIQPLFNTRQVQDTLLKWSGDTTKYYDYLKTYAATNVLAGASWNKALHNGFFKMTPSLDEEAFESTVVISDVASKLASSAKQASGFELNLYTKTGLGDGKQANNPWLQEFPDPITRASWDNYLMMSMADARELGFSNPVKDNGAINGDYAKVSVNGVDVVVPVMVQPGQAIGSVGLALGYGKTFGLKEEMKVGVNGYPLYMNGNNIQYGVTIEKVSGTHKFACTQVQKTIAGRHDILKVASLKEVVSSVDPKHSWNKPAFVSYDHQEVEAKSIDLWEEHNREVGHHFNLSIDLSSCTGCGACVIACHAENNVPVVGKNEVRVGRDMHWLRIDRYYSSEVATREEAKAMGLSGGDLYKAIETEAENPEVTFQPMMCQHCNHAPCETVCPVAATSHGRQGQNQMAYNRCVGTRYCANNCPYRVRRFNWFQYSNNKEFDFNMNNDYGKMVLNPDVVVRSRGVMEKCSMCIQMTQATILKAKKEGRAVNTDEFSTACSSACTTGAMVFGDVNNEKDEVAALAEDKRAYHVLDYLQTKPNVVYQVKVRNTNEA; translated from the coding sequence ATGGCTTCAGACAAAAAATACTGGCAAAGTGTTGAGGAACTTAAAGGTAGTTCTATTGTTGAAACGTTAAGTAAAAACGAATTTGTGGAAGAACTTCCAACAGATGAGTTTTTAGGTGATAAAGAAACTCTAGAAAATTCTTCTACTTCACGTAGAGACTTTTTAAAATATGTTGGTTTTACTACAGCTGCAGCTTCATTAGCAGCTTGTCAGGGACCAGTTAGAAAGGCTATTCCTTATGTTGTAAAACCAGACGATATCATTGCTGGTATTGCAGATTGGTATGCAACTTCTATGGCAGATGGTTACGATTTTGCAAATGTGTTGGTTAAAACACGTGAAGGTCGTCCTATTCAAATTATGCCAAATAAAGAAGCAAACGGAACAACAAGTGCGAGAGTGCAAGCTTCTGTTTTATCTTTATATGATGAAAAATTACGTTTAAAAGAACCTCAAGATAAAGAGTCTTATTTAACTTGGGCAGATGCTGATGCAAAAATCGGTGCAAAATTAAACGAATTAAAAGAAGCTAATAAACCTGTTGTATTATTAACAGGTACTATGGCAAGTCCATCAACTGATAAAGTTATTGAAGGATTTATTGCAGCAAACCCAAATGTAAAGCATGTTGTTTATGATGCGGTTTCAGAATCTGGAGCAGCCGATGCTTTTATGGCAATGTACGGTAAACGTGTATTACCAAATTATCATTTAGAGAATGCAAAAACAATTGTTTCTTTTGGTGCAGATTTTCTTGGAGATTTTCACGGTGGTTTAGAGAAGAAATATATTGCTGGTAGACAACCGGGAAAAGGGTTTATGTCTTACCATGTACAGGTAGAAAGTAATATGTCTTTAACAGGTGCTAATGCTGATAAAAGAGTGGTTGTAAAACCATCTGATCAGGTATTTGCTTTGTTAAATTTATACAACGCTATTACAGGAGCTAATGTTTCTTCTAAAGCAACTTCTGTAGATGCAACGATTAAAACATTAGCAGCAGACTTAAAGAAAGCTGGTTCTAAAGCAGTTGTTTTAACTGGGTTGAACGATAAAAATGCACAATTAATTTCATTAGCAATTAATAAAGCATTAAACAGTGAAATTATTGATACAAAAAATACGCTAAATATCCGTAAAGGAAATGATGCTGAAGTTGCTCAATTAGTTTCAGATATGAAAGCTGGTAAGGTATCAGGATTAATTACTTACAATGTAGATCCTGTATATACATTATCAAATTCATCAGATTTTTCTGAGGGATTAAGTAAATTAGAAATTTCAGTAGCATTGTCTACAGAACATAATAGCACAGTAGCTTTAATGGATTTTGCGTTACCAACACCACACTTTTTAGAGTCTTGGGGTGATGCGCAATTCGATTCTGTAACATATGGTTTAATGCAACCAACTATTCAGCCATTATTTAATACACGTCAAGTTCAAGATACGTTGTTAAAATGGTCTGGAGATACAACAAAATATTACGATTATTTAAAAACTTATGCAGCTACCAACGTTTTAGCTGGTGCTTCATGGAACAAAGCTTTACATAATGGTTTTTTCAAAATGACTCCATCTTTAGATGAGGAAGCTTTTGAATCTACTGTTGTTATTTCTGATGTTGCTTCTAAATTAGCAAGCTCAGCAAAACAAGCTTCTGGTTTTGAATTAAACTTATATACTAAAACAGGTTTAGGAGACGGTAAACAAGCAAACAACCCTTGGTTACAAGAATTCCCAGACCCTATTACAAGAGCTTCTTGGGATAATTACTTAATGATGTCTATGGCAGACGCCAGAGAGTTAGGTTTTTCAAACCCTGTAAAAGATAACGGTGCTATTAATGGTGATTATGCCAAAGTATCTGTTAATGGTGTTGATGTTGTGGTTCCGGTAATGGTTCAACCAGGTCAGGCTATTGGTTCTGTAGGTTTAGCATTAGGTTACGGTAAAACTTTTGGATTAAAAGAAGAAATGAAAGTTGGTGTTAATGGTTATCCATTATACATGAACGGAAACAATATTCAGTACGGAGTTACTATAGAAAAAGTATCTGGAACTCATAAGTTTGCTTGTACACAAGTACAAAAAACAATTGCGGGTCGTCATGATATTTTAAAAGTAGCTTCTTTAAAAGAAGTAGTAAGTAGTGTAGATCCAAAACATTCTTGGAACAAACCTGCTTTTGTATCTTATGATCATCAAGAAGTTGAAGCAAAATCTATAGATTTATGGGAGGAGCACAACAGAGAAGTTGGTCATCACTTTAACTTATCAATAGATTTATCATCTTGTACAGGTTGTGGTGCTTGTGTTATTGCATGTCATGCAGAAAACAATGTACCAGTTGTAGGTAAAAATGAAGTTAGAGTAGGTAGAGATATGCACTGGTTGCGTATCGATAGATATTATTCTTCTGAAGTTGCAACACGTGAAGAAGCTAAAGCTATGGGCTTAAGCGGTGGAGACTTGTATAAAGCTATAGAAACTGAAGCCGAAAACCCAGAGGTTACTTTTCAACCAATGATGTGTCAGCACTGTAATCATGCTCCTTGTGAGACTGTTTGTCCGGTTGCAGCAACATCTCATGGTCGTCAAGGTCAAAACCAAATGGCATATAACAGATGTGTTGGTACAAGATATTGTGCAAACAACTGTCCTTATAGAGTTCGTCGTTTTAACTGGTTCCAGTATTCGAATAATAAAGAGTTTGACTTCAACATGAATAATGACTACGGTAAAATGGTATTAAACCCAGATGTTGTAGTACGTTCTAGAGGAGTTATGGAAAAATGTTCTATGTGTATTCAAATGACACAAGCTACAATTCTAAAAGCTAAAAAAGAAGGAAGAGCTGTTAACACAGACGAATTCTCAACAGCTTGTTCATCTGCTTGTACAACCGGAGCTATGGTTTTTGGTGATGTTAACAACGAGAAAGACGAAGTAGCAGCATTAGCAGAAGATAAAAGAGCTTATCACGTATTAGATTACTTACAAACGAAACCGAATGTAGTATATCAAGTGAAAGTTAGAAATACAAACGAAGCGTAA
- a CDS encoding cytochrome c3 family protein has product MKSVELHNRLTTLLLKSITFLLIFAFSISAYSQEVDEARQKEGKKLFKSLCASCHKLDKKLIGPALGGVEEKRENDWLHAWIKNNAELRASGDSDANAIFEEYNGAAMSAFPQLTDQNVDDILYYTTVGELKKAGVVATGDVAANVSSEGAPGWLIYVLSGAIIVAFLMIASLLKQVSELKGDTAPGETSNLKRDLHELWAGVKQNTFLKVLATIFLVLIGIYFLFGTLFKVGVDEGYQPIQPIAFSHKIHAGDNKIDCQYCHSSAKHSKTSGIPSVNVCMNCHLNISEVADDTVVELGDGVVLGKEELDLEIAKIYTAAGWDPENLEYTGETAPIKWVRVHNLPDFVYYNHSQHVTVAGVDCQKCHGPVEEMDELYQHAPLTMGWCIDCHNGTKVDLKGNDYYKKIHEDLAKKYNVDQVTISQLGGKECGKCHY; this is encoded by the coding sequence ATGAAAAGTGTAGAACTGCACAATAGACTAACCACATTACTTCTTAAAAGTATTACTTTTCTCCTAATTTTTGCATTCAGTATATCTGCTTATTCACAAGAGGTAGATGAGGCTCGTCAGAAAGAAGGGAAAAAATTATTTAAATCGTTATGTGCTTCTTGTCACAAGTTAGATAAGAAATTAATTGGACCAGCTTTAGGTGGTGTCGAGGAAAAAAGAGAGAACGATTGGTTACATGCTTGGATTAAAAACAACGCAGAATTAAGAGCTTCCGGAGATTCAGATGCAAATGCAATTTTTGAAGAATACAACGGAGCGGCAATGTCTGCATTTCCTCAGTTAACAGATCAAAATGTAGATGATATTTTGTATTATACTACTGTAGGTGAACTTAAGAAAGCGGGAGTTGTAGCGACAGGTGATGTTGCTGCAAATGTTTCTTCTGAAGGAGCACCTGGTTGGTTAATATATGTTTTGTCTGGTGCTATTATTGTTGCTTTTTTAATGATTGCTAGTTTGTTAAAGCAAGTAAGTGAGTTAAAAGGTGATACTGCTCCAGGAGAAACTTCAAATCTTAAAAGAGATTTACATGAGCTTTGGGCGGGAGTGAAGCAGAATACGTTTTTGAAAGTATTAGCTACTATATTCTTAGTGTTGATTGGTATTTATTTCTTATTCGGAACCTTGTTTAAGGTGGGGGTAGATGAAGGTTACCAACCAATTCAGCCAATAGCGTTTTCGCATAAAATACACGCAGGAGATAATAAGATAGATTGTCAATATTGTCACTCTTCGGCAAAACATAGCAAAACATCAGGTATTCCATCTGTTAATGTTTGTATGAATTGTCACTTAAATATTTCTGAAGTAGCAGATGATACTGTTGTGGAGTTAGGAGATGGAGTTGTTCTTGGAAAAGAAGAATTAGATCTTGAAATTGCAAAAATTTATACTGCAGCTGGTTGGGATCCAGAAAACTTAGAATATACAGGTGAAACAGCTCCAATTAAATGGGTGAGAGTTCATAATTTACCAGATTTTGTTTACTATAATCACTCACAACACGTAACTGTTGCTGGTGTTGATTGTCAGAAATGTCATGGACCTGTAGAGGAGATGGATGAGTTGTATCAACATGCTCCATTAACAATGGGTTGGTGTATAGATTGTCATAATGGTACGAAAGTGGATTTAAAAGGTAATGATTATTACAAGAAAATCCATGAAGATTTGGCAAAGAAATACAATGTAGATCAAGTTACCATTTCACAATTAGGTGGTAAAGAGTGTGGTAAATGTCACTACTAA
- a CDS encoding SPOR domain-containing protein, protein MKSKLTVLSFLIVLLTTSYNSFSQNKTNESPEIKDIISKKRSFNSTFGFGYRIQLYNGNEQKARAFIARFKVEFPGNFSKLVYYAPEWKVQVGNYKTKLEADKDLIKFQEKFSGIIVIPMGK, encoded by the coding sequence ATGAAAAGTAAATTAACAGTACTCTCGTTTTTGATTGTTTTACTAACAACAAGTTACAATTCTTTCTCACAAAACAAGACAAATGAATCTCCAGAAATAAAGGATATCATTTCTAAAAAAAGAAGTTTCAATAGCACTTTTGGGTTTGGTTACAGAATTCAACTTTATAATGGAAATGAGCAAAAAGCAAGGGCATTTATTGCTCGTTTTAAAGTAGAATTTCCTGGAAACTTCTCTAAACTAGTTTATTATGCACCTGAATGGAAAGTACAAGTAGGTAATTACAAAACAAAATTAGAGGCTGATAAAGATTTAATAAAGTTTCAAGAAAAATTTTCTGGAATTATTGTAATCCCAATGGGTAAATAG
- a CDS encoding DUF2911 domain-containing protein — MKKTILSFALFAIAIISSTDTFAQKFPRLDVSPLDAATYPSDWRNSDKLVKVIYGRPQLKGRALSSLADVSEKGVWRTGANEASEITFFKDVLFAGEQVKAGTYTLFTIPGDKEWTVILSAVRNVWGHYTYDKKDDVLRVAGKVSESEKIIEAFSIVFNEEKEDVITMYLGWGNTVVSVSLQEDLDSED, encoded by the coding sequence ATGAAAAAAACAATTCTATCATTTGCGCTCTTTGCAATCGCAATTATTTCATCAACCGATACATTCGCTCAAAAATTTCCAAGATTAGATGTCAGTCCACTGGATGCAGCTACCTACCCATCGGACTGGAGAAATTCAGATAAATTAGTGAAGGTGATTTACGGAAGACCTCAATTAAAAGGAAGAGCGTTGTCTTCTTTGGCAGATGTGTCTGAAAAAGGTGTTTGGAGAACTGGTGCCAATGAAGCTTCAGAAATTACTTTTTTTAAGGATGTTTTGTTTGCAGGTGAACAAGTAAAAGCTGGTACTTATACCTTATTTACGATTCCTGGCGATAAAGAATGGACAGTAATACTTAGTGCTGTTAGAAATGTTTGGGGGCATTATACGTATGATAAAAAAGATGATGTTCTAAGAGTTGCTGGTAAGGTTTCTGAATCAGAAAAGATCATTGAAGCTTTTTCGATTGTTTTTAATGAAGAAAAAGAAGATGTCATTACTATGTATTTAGGTTGGGGCAATACGGTGGTTTCAGTTTCTTTACAAGAGGATTTGGATTCAGAAGATTAG
- the feoB gene encoding ferrous iron transport protein B, translating into MSKNDIKVALIGNPNTGKTSLFNQLTGLNQKVGNYPGITVDKKNGVSKLSATQNAIITDLPGTYSINPTSLDESIVLKTLLKKDIKESPDVILVVADVENLKRNLLLFSQIKDLEIPTVLAINMVDQMNRKGITIDLSLLKKELNTEVVLISARKNEGIEDVKAAIIRCHVAAKASPLCGINHQIDPDYFDKLKEISPNYSLYELWLMVTQNNYPDTISSEEKIKLLSFKEDVSKLKKYQHKETIYRYQEINKILKKTYIVDKTKAKDLRGKLDRVFTHKFFGYFFFVFLLLIIFQSVFDWASVPMDFIDTTFAEIADFAKSNLPNGVLTDLLTEGIIPGIGGVIIFIPQIAILFLFISVLEETGYMSRVVFLMDKIMRRFGMNGKSVIPLISGTACAIPAIMATRTIASWKERLITILVVPFTTCSARLPVYAILISLIIPDTKIFGFLNLQGLVLLLLYGLGFATAVIAAYILHKTLKIKSKSFFVVEMPNYKLPSVKNVFYEVIEKTKSFVLEAGKIILALSIVLWFLASNGPTSFENAEKNTVENVANQRLTDQELQQKIASARLENSYIGILGKTIEPAIRPLGYDWKIGIALITSFAAREVFVGTLATIYSVEADDENTSTIKEKMRSEINPDTGGKRFNFPVGMSLMVFYAFAMQCMATLAIVKRETKTWKWPLIQLFGMGLLAYVASFITYQILT; encoded by the coding sequence ATGTCTAAAAATGATATAAAGGTTGCTTTAATAGGGAACCCTAATACTGGTAAAACATCTCTATTTAACCAACTTACAGGTTTAAATCAGAAAGTTGGAAACTATCCAGGAATTACGGTAGATAAGAAAAATGGTGTTAGTAAATTATCTGCAACTCAGAATGCAATTATTACAGATTTACCAGGTACATATAGTATTAATCCTACTTCTTTAGATGAGAGTATTGTTTTAAAAACCTTGTTAAAAAAGGATATTAAAGAATCTCCAGATGTTATTTTGGTTGTTGCAGACGTAGAAAACTTAAAAAGAAACTTACTACTATTTTCTCAAATTAAAGATTTAGAAATTCCAACAGTTTTGGCAATCAATATGGTTGACCAAATGAATAGAAAAGGAATTACGATTGATTTATCCTTATTAAAAAAAGAGTTAAATACAGAAGTAGTTTTAATAAGTGCAAGAAAAAATGAAGGAATAGAAGATGTGAAAGCTGCAATTATTCGTTGTCATGTTGCTGCAAAAGCCTCTCCTTTATGTGGGATTAACCATCAAATTGATCCAGATTATTTTGATAAGTTAAAAGAAATTAGCCCTAATTACTCTTTGTATGAATTATGGCTAATGGTAACTCAGAATAATTATCCAGATACCATATCATCAGAAGAAAAAATAAAGTTACTTAGCTTTAAAGAAGATGTTTCTAAGCTAAAGAAATATCAACATAAAGAAACTATTTATCGTTATCAAGAAATTAATAAAATACTTAAAAAGACCTATATCGTTGATAAAACGAAGGCAAAAGATTTACGTGGTAAGTTAGATAGAGTTTTTACGCATAAGTTTTTTGGGTACTTTTTCTTTGTATTTTTATTGTTGATTATTTTTCAATCTGTATTTGACTGGGCTTCTGTGCCTATGGATTTTATAGACACTACATTTGCTGAAATTGCTGATTTTGCAAAAAGTAACCTGCCTAATGGAGTGCTTACAGATTTATTAACCGAAGGGATAATTCCGGGTATTGGAGGTGTTATAATATTTATACCTCAAATAGCCATTCTGTTTTTATTTATTTCAGTTTTAGAAGAAACGGGGTATATGAGTCGTGTGGTATTTTTAATGGATAAAATTATGCGACGATTTGGTATGAATGGTAAAAGTGTAATTCCATTAATTTCTGGAACCGCCTGTGCAATTCCTGCAATTATGGCTACTAGAACAATTGCCAGTTGGAAAGAACGATTAATTACTATTTTAGTAGTGCCTTTTACTACCTGTTCTGCGCGTTTGCCGGTGTATGCAATTTTAATTTCTTTAATTATTCCTGATACTAAAATCTTTGGATTCTTAAATTTACAAGGTTTGGTTTTATTGTTGTTATACGGTTTGGGGTTTGCAACCGCAGTTATAGCAGCCTATATTTTACATAAAACATTAAAAATAAAGTCGAAGTCGTTTTTTGTGGTGGAAATGCCAAATTACAAATTACCTTCTGTTAAAAATGTGTTTTATGAAGTAATTGAAAAAACAAAGTCGTTTGTTTTAGAGGCAGGGAAAATCATTTTAGCACTGTCTATTGTTTTATGGTTTTTAGCATCAAACGGACCAACTTCTTTTGAGAATGCTGAGAAAAATACTGTTGAAAATGTTGCGAATCAGCGTTTAACAGATCAAGAGTTACAGCAAAAAATTGCATCAGCAAGATTAGAGAATTCTTATATTGGTATTTTAGGAAAAACGATAGAGCCAGCAATTAGACCTTTAGGATATGATTGGAAAATTGGAATTGCCTTAATAACATCTTTTGCCGCAAGGGAAGTGTTTGTGGGTACGTTGGCAACCATTTATAGTGTTGAGGCAGATGATGAAAATACGTCTACTATTAAAGAAAAAATGAGGTCAGAAATAAATCCTGATACTGGGGGAAAACGATTTAATTTCCCTGTAGGGATGTCTTTAATGGTTTTTTATGCATTTGCAATGCAGTGCATGGCTACTTTAGCTATTGTGAAGCGAGAAACAAAAACATGGAAATGGCCATTAATCCAATTATTCGGAATGGGATTATTAGCTTATGTTGCTTCATTTATAACTTATCAAATTTTAACATAA
- a CDS encoding FeoA family protein, giving the protein MSTIATLRKGEIGYISEESLDYIPLKLLEMGCLPGAEVQLVQIAPLKDPLYICVNGSHLAIRIETASKIRILKVHL; this is encoded by the coding sequence TTGAGCACAATAGCTACATTACGTAAGGGAGAGATTGGGTATATTTCTGAAGAGTCTTTAGATTATATTCCTTTAAAATTGTTAGAAATGGGCTGTTTGCCAGGAGCTGAGGTTCAGTTGGTTCAAATAGCGCCTTTAAAAGACCCTTTATATATTTGCGTAAACGGGAGTCATTTGGCAATAAGAATAGAAACAGCTTCTAAAATTCGAATCCTTAAAGTACATTTATAA